CATCCACATCGTGGAGATGGTGGATCACGTCGTGCAGGAAGTACTGCGAGAACGTCAGGACGGTGAACTCCGAGCCGTTGCTCCGGGTGCCCTTGCGGTCCCATTGGTCCTCCGGGACCCGGCCGAAGGACGCCGCGATCTGCTCGCCCTCAGCGGTAAGTTCCGCGCTGACCTTGGCCGGATCGGCGCTGGCATAGTCCTTCTCGACGGCGGTGAGGTCCTGGTCCCAATCTGCGAACCGGGCGTCCTCGCCGCTGACCATCAGATCCAGCCGGTAATCGAACAGGCTGAAGACGTCCCGGACATGGCAGGCGTACTCCAGCACCGACCAAGTGTTTACGTCCGGGCGTTCCGCCGCCTCCGGGCGACGCAGTGCCGCCCGCCAGCGGGGAAGCATGCTTGCCAGCTGCCCCGGCACCGTCGCCGGGGTGCTTGCTGTGACGTCGAAACCGCATTCCGGACAAGGCTGCGACAGCACCCAGGTCCAGTCCTTGTTGTCCGCGATGATAGGCATGGGAGCAGTCTAAGCGTATTGTCCCGCCGCGGCATGCGCCGTTGCCGGCTTAGGAATCCGCACCGGGTTCCGGCTGCCAGGACATACTCGGACCGATCGCGTCGATTGCCTGCGAGAGCGGAATGCCGGACCCGTCGCGGCGGCCGTGTTCACCGGGAAGGGAACGCGCC
This genomic window from Arthrobacter sp. EM1 contains:
- a CDS encoding DinB family protein, translating into MPIIADNKDWTWVLSQPCPECGFDVTASTPATVPGQLASMLPRWRAALRRPEAAERPDVNTWSVLEYACHVRDVFSLFDYRLDLMVSGEDARFADWDQDLTAVEKDYASADPAKVSAELTAEGEQIAASFGRVPEDQWDRKGTRSNGSEFTVLTFSQYFLHDVIHHLHDVDA